In Amycolatopsis coloradensis, one genomic interval encodes:
- a CDS encoding SDR family NAD(P)-dependent oxidoreductase → MTTDERTLDYLKRLTAELRETRRRLREAEESGSEPLAVIGMACRFPGGVTSPEGLWDLVDGGGDGMTGFPANRGWDTDGLYHPDPEHRGTSYSDQGGFLHDAGEFDAGFFGISPREALAMDPQQRLLLEVTWETFERAGLDTAALKGSATGVFAGAMRTEYVSGFDGESEEVEGFLGTGSSNSVLSGRLSYTLGLEGPAVTIDTACSSSLVAVHLAAHALRSGECSLALAGGVTVMATPETFVEFSRQRGMAPDGRCKAFAAGADGTGWGEGAGMLLLERLSDARRNGHRILAVLRGTAVNQDGASNGLTAPNGPAQQRVIRAALKNAKLTAADVDAVEAHGTGTTLGDPIEAQALLATYGRERETPLWLGSVKSNIGHTQAAAGVAGIIKMVEAMRHGVLPRTLHVDEPSPHVDWTAGAVELLTEPRPWETGDRPRRAGVSSFGMSGTNAHVILEQAPSAEDAEPERTPPAVQTWPLSARGPAALKAAAAQLLSTVDTFDPLDLGWSLATTRTALESRAAIVGGTREDLAAGLAALAEGEPAPGVVTGEPLLGRTAFLFSGMGAQRCGMGRELYDTFPAYRAAFDETCAALDPHLDRPLADVVFGDDQKLLDRMTFAQPAMFAVQVALFRLLESWGVHPDYVVGHSAGELAAAQVAGVWDLAGAARMITARGRLMEAQPPGGAMIGIQATEEEVAAELTDGLEIGALNAPDSVVVSGEEAAAEALAAKFAERGRKIKRLNISHASHSARMDGMLAEFGAIAEGIPHGAPSIPVVSNVTGRLAGPGEVTVPGYWPRHVRQPVRFADGVGFLRGEGVSRFVEIGPDAVLAGMAARTLPPEGTLVVPVLRKDRAEAQTAMTVLAELHVRGARVDWTAFYEGTGARTVDLPTYPFQRENYWLRGGRGAGDPGGLGLADAAHPLLGAAVPLADGAGVVLTGRISPSTHPWLSDHAVAGTVIVPGTALVELALRAGDEAGCAHLEELTLREPMVLSGPLDVQVVVAGPDESGRRAVAVYSRAGEGAWTLHGSGTLVPQAPAAGFDLAEWPPRDAVSIDVADVYPVFAAAGLEYGPVFQGLKAAWRLGEEIFAETALPEDTAKADVERFGLHPALLDAGLHSIGLLAGEPGGAKLPFHWQDVTLHATGASALRLKLTPGPSGAVTLRAADGTGTPVVTIGSLTLRELAPVTSAAPGLDSLFRLDWTPLPTPAEPAPVEWAYHGRVGGGAVPPVVVLPVFTDPAGVRIATREVLAVLQQFSTEDRFADAKLVLVTCAAIGPGRVDPAAAAVWGLGRSAQSELPGRVVLVDTETGDLTESELTAALATGEPQLTLRDGVFAALRLGPMPGTDELSPPAEPAWRLGMAARGTLEELRLEPCPQALEPLKPGHIRVAVAAAGLNFRDALNVLGMFEGEPGPLGNEIAGVVLETGSEVDDLAPGDRVMGVAIGGIGSITTAQRSMCARIPENWTDEEAASVPLVFLTAYFGLKELAGLKAGESVLVHAGAGGVGMAAIQIARHLGAEVYSTASPAKQHVLREAGLDDGHIANSRTLDFEQHFLATSEGRGVDVVLDALTGDFVDASLRLLPRGGRFLEMGKAGLRDPGEVAARHPGVHYRPYDLIEAGPEQFSRMWAEVLELFASGVLRPLPRHVWDVRRAPEAFRLLSQAKHIGKVVLTIPRGPEPGGTVLITGGTGGLGALLAEHLIAEYGVRHLLLTSRRGPDAPGAAELSEELTALGATVTIAACDSADREAVAALLAAIPAQHPLTAVVHAAGVLDDAPIDALNPERLDRVLAPKADAAWHLHELTAELPLRWFVQFSSAAGVLGNPGQGNYAAANAFLDGLATRRRAEGLAAQSIAWGLWSGGMKGELGDAGEERMRRSGFPPIDPEEGLAMFDRAVGLDHAVLLGLKFDRATVRGSDAPISPLIRALVGGSGRAKAKTATAEQAGELRRKLAGLSAPDGDELLLDLVRREVALVLGHADAAGIAATRAFNEIGFDSLTAVELRNRLGAATGLRLPATLVFDHPTPDALKIFLRGELVGDETPAPVAVTPATTGAGIHDDPVVIVGMGCRYPGEVTSPAELWQLVAEGRDGVGDFPADRDWPLDSLFHPDPDHRGTTYASEGAFLYNAGDFDAEFFGISPREALAMDPQQRQVLETAWEALEGAGIDPATLRGTSTGVYAGALSNDYISRLSAIPEQVEGFLGTASFSSVVSGRVAYSLGLEGPAVSVDTACSSSLVAVHLAAQSLRSGECTLALAGGVNVMASPDMFVEFSRQRGLAPDGRCKPFAGTADGTNWAEGVGVLVLERLSDARRNGHRVLAVVKGSAVNQDGASNGLTAPNGPSQQRVIRSALANAGVEASTVDVVEAHGTGTPLGDPIEAQALLATYGQNRERPLLLGSVKSNIGHTQAAAGVAGIIKMVEAMNHGIVPASLHVDEPTPHVDWTAGDISLLTEQTPWPETGGPRRAGVSSFGISGTNAHVVLEQAPAEPEPEPSGTLPVLPLLISGRTPEALAAQISRLSTVDVTVDTGYSLATTRTQHQYRAVVVGDPGAGLRTLASGEPVPGRLAFLFTGQGSQRLGMGQGLYEAFPAFAKAYDEIAALLPLDGDLSRTGTAQPAIFALEVALHRLFESWGARPAFVAGHSIGEIAAAHVAGVFSLEDAAKLVEARGRLMEALPEGGAMVAVQATEAEVAEFGVAVAAVNGPDAVVLSGAEGPVLAAASALEDRGRKVKRLDVSHAFHSPLMDPMLDDFAEVARSLTYAEPSIPVVSAVTGAVATELTDPAYWVRHVREPVRFADALTALSAENVTTYLEIGPAAVLSALAAGFGEAIPALRDDKDEPATAVTALARLHVRGIDVDWAAFFAPAKPRVVDLPTYAFQHERYWLREPAVARVAGGLRHPVLANAVTSADDGSVLCTGVLPADASDTLLVELAIRAGDEAGAGTLAEFAVEAPLTGDREVQVAVGAESDGRRPVSIHTRAGLGWRRHGTGFLVTTPVPAPSAPDGPLTELTLPDDSAQLYGLHPSLLDPVLAGRGWPVAWRNVTLHATGATAVRAHLSPPGELAVFDLAGAPVLSAEVTFGERPAAVTTPSESLHRIVWSPVPAGGAELSWSRLEDVGAELPGAVVLELAEPAGDVADAARSAAATVLTALQDPAYAGTRLVVLTAGAVALSEEDGADPAAAAVWGLVRAAQSENPGRFVLVDGDGDTTLLGKALATGEDQLLVREGKLYAPKLSLVRAHTTETPVLAGGAVLVTGGTGGLGAQLARHLVRAHGVTELVLTSRRGPDAPGATELSGELTALGAHVRVEACDVADRTAVEGLLAGIPRLSGVVHAAGVLDDGLVGALTPERLATVFDPKAAAAWHLHELTKGHELAAFVLFSSAAGVFGNAGQGNYAAANAFLDGLAVHRRALGLPARSLAWGRWADGMGGALGTQAGQRLSRNGFPALSTDEGLALFDAALAADVAASVPVKLDKAGLADAAAAGQLPAVLRDLVPAVRRTAAAADAGALRAKLAGLAEAEQERALLDLVRGQAAAVLGHAGAAAIAPGRGFLDLGFDSLTAVEFRTALAAAIGLTLPTTVVFDYPAPDALAKYLQTELAPETGAAAAVTEQITRLEALLDGADPGDAEIDGRLKRLVSAWAAKKPAHADLDAASPDDLLALIDDEFGPR, encoded by the coding sequence ATGACGACCGACGAGCGGACGCTCGACTACCTCAAGCGACTGACCGCCGAACTGCGCGAGACGCGGCGCCGTCTGCGAGAGGCCGAGGAAAGCGGCTCGGAACCGTTGGCCGTGATCGGCATGGCCTGCCGCTTCCCGGGCGGGGTCACCTCGCCGGAAGGACTGTGGGACCTCGTCGACGGCGGCGGGGACGGGATGACGGGATTCCCGGCGAACCGGGGCTGGGACACCGACGGGCTCTACCACCCGGACCCGGAACACCGGGGCACCAGCTACAGCGACCAGGGCGGATTCCTGCACGACGCCGGGGAATTCGACGCGGGCTTCTTCGGGATCTCGCCGCGGGAAGCGCTCGCGATGGACCCGCAGCAGCGGTTGCTGCTGGAGGTCACCTGGGAGACCTTCGAACGGGCCGGGCTGGACACGGCGGCGCTGAAGGGCAGCGCCACCGGGGTGTTCGCCGGGGCCATGCGCACCGAGTACGTCTCCGGATTCGACGGCGAATCCGAAGAGGTCGAAGGTTTTCTCGGCACCGGCTCGTCCAACAGCGTGCTGTCGGGGCGGCTCTCCTACACCCTCGGGCTGGAAGGCCCGGCGGTCACGATCGACACGGCGTGTTCGTCTTCGCTGGTGGCGGTCCACCTCGCGGCGCACGCGCTGAGGTCGGGGGAGTGCTCGCTCGCACTGGCCGGCGGCGTCACGGTGATGGCCACGCCGGAGACGTTCGTCGAGTTCTCACGCCAGCGCGGGATGGCGCCGGACGGGCGCTGCAAGGCGTTCGCCGCCGGCGCGGACGGCACCGGCTGGGGCGAGGGCGCGGGCATGCTCCTGCTGGAGCGGCTGTCCGACGCGCGCCGCAACGGGCATCGGATCCTCGCCGTCCTCAGGGGAACGGCGGTGAACCAGGACGGCGCGTCCAACGGCCTGACCGCGCCCAACGGGCCGGCCCAGCAACGTGTCATCCGTGCCGCGCTGAAGAACGCGAAGCTGACCGCCGCCGACGTCGACGCCGTGGAGGCGCACGGCACCGGCACGACGCTGGGCGACCCGATCGAGGCGCAGGCGCTGCTGGCCACCTACGGTCGTGAGCGGGAAACCCCGCTGTGGCTCGGTTCGGTCAAGTCGAACATCGGGCACACCCAGGCCGCGGCCGGGGTCGCCGGGATCATCAAGATGGTCGAGGCCATGCGGCACGGCGTGCTGCCCCGCACCCTCCACGTCGACGAGCCCTCCCCGCACGTCGACTGGACGGCCGGAGCCGTCGAACTGCTCACCGAACCCCGGCCGTGGGAGACCGGCGACCGCCCGCGCCGCGCCGGGGTGTCGTCCTTCGGCATGAGCGGCACCAACGCGCACGTCATCCTGGAGCAGGCCCCTTCGGCTGAGGACGCCGAGCCGGAGCGGACTCCGCCCGCCGTCCAGACGTGGCCCCTTTCGGCTCGCGGCCCCGCCGCGCTGAAAGCCGCCGCCGCGCAGCTCCTGTCTACGGTGGACACCTTCGATCCGCTCGATCTCGGCTGGTCGCTGGCGACCACGCGCACCGCGCTGGAGTCGCGTGCCGCGATCGTCGGCGGCACCCGGGAAGACCTCGCGGCCGGGCTGGCCGCGCTCGCCGAGGGAGAGCCCGCACCCGGCGTCGTCACCGGCGAACCGCTGCTCGGGCGCACCGCGTTCCTGTTCTCCGGCATGGGTGCCCAGCGCTGCGGCATGGGCCGCGAGCTGTACGACACCTTCCCCGCCTACCGCGCCGCCTTCGACGAGACGTGCGCCGCCCTCGACCCGCACCTCGACCGCCCGCTGGCCGACGTCGTCTTCGGCGACGACCAGAAGCTGCTCGACCGGATGACCTTCGCGCAGCCCGCGATGTTCGCCGTGCAGGTCGCGCTCTTCCGGCTGCTGGAGTCGTGGGGTGTGCACCCGGACTACGTCGTCGGCCATTCCGCCGGTGAGCTGGCCGCGGCCCAGGTCGCCGGGGTCTGGGACCTGGCCGGTGCCGCGCGGATGATCACCGCGCGCGGACGCCTGATGGAGGCCCAGCCGCCGGGCGGCGCGATGATCGGCATCCAGGCCACCGAAGAGGAGGTCGCCGCCGAACTGACCGACGGTCTGGAAATCGGCGCGCTCAACGCCCCCGACTCGGTCGTCGTCTCCGGGGAGGAGGCCGCGGCCGAGGCCCTCGCCGCGAAATTCGCCGAACGCGGCCGGAAGATCAAGCGGCTCAACATCTCCCACGCGTCGCATTCCGCGCGGATGGACGGCATGCTCGCCGAATTCGGCGCCATCGCCGAGGGGATCCCGCACGGGGCACCGTCGATCCCCGTGGTGTCCAACGTGACCGGCCGCCTCGCCGGTCCCGGCGAGGTCACCGTGCCCGGCTACTGGCCGCGCCACGTCCGGCAGCCGGTGCGGTTCGCCGACGGCGTCGGATTCCTGCGCGGCGAGGGGGTTTCCCGGTTCGTCGAGATCGGGCCGGACGCGGTGCTGGCCGGGATGGCCGCGCGGACCCTCCCTCCTGAAGGCACTCTCGTCGTCCCGGTGCTGCGCAAGGACCGTGCCGAAGCCCAGACGGCGATGACCGTGCTCGCCGAACTGCACGTCCGCGGCGCCCGCGTCGACTGGACCGCGTTCTACGAGGGCACCGGGGCCCGTACGGTCGATCTGCCCACGTACCCGTTCCAGCGCGAGAACTACTGGCTGCGCGGTGGCCGTGGCGCGGGCGACCCGGGCGGGCTCGGCCTGGCCGACGCCGCTCACCCGCTGCTCGGCGCGGCCGTCCCGCTCGCCGATGGCGCCGGGGTCGTGCTGACCGGCCGGATCTCGCCGTCCACCCATCCCTGGCTTTCCGATCACGCGGTCGCGGGCACCGTCATCGTGCCGGGTACGGCCCTGGTCGAGCTCGCGCTGCGAGCCGGTGACGAAGCCGGCTGCGCGCACCTGGAAGAACTCACCCTGCGCGAGCCGATGGTGCTTTCGGGTCCGCTGGACGTCCAGGTCGTCGTGGCCGGGCCGGACGAGAGCGGCCGTCGGGCCGTCGCCGTGTACTCGCGCGCCGGGGAAGGTGCCTGGACGCTGCACGGTTCGGGGACCTTGGTACCGCAGGCCCCGGCCGCCGGTTTCGACCTCGCCGAGTGGCCGCCCCGTGACGCCGTCTCGATCGACGTCGCCGACGTCTACCCGGTGTTCGCCGCCGCCGGACTGGAATACGGCCCGGTCTTCCAAGGACTCAAGGCCGCTTGGCGGCTGGGTGAGGAGATCTTCGCCGAGACCGCGCTGCCGGAAGACACCGCGAAGGCCGACGTCGAGCGCTTCGGTCTCCACCCCGCGCTCCTGGACGCCGGTCTGCACTCGATCGGCCTGCTGGCCGGGGAACCGGGCGGCGCCAAGCTGCCGTTCCACTGGCAGGACGTCACCCTGCACGCCACCGGCGCGTCCGCGCTGCGGCTGAAGCTCACGCCGGGACCGTCCGGCGCCGTCACCCTGCGCGCCGCCGACGGAACGGGAACACCGGTCGTCACCATCGGCTCCCTGACCCTGCGCGAACTTGCCCCCGTCACCTCGGCGGCCCCCGGTCTCGACTCGCTGTTCCGCCTCGACTGGACGCCACTGCCCACCCCGGCCGAACCGGCGCCGGTCGAGTGGGCCTATCACGGGCGGGTCGGCGGCGGCGCCGTTCCGCCGGTGGTCGTGCTCCCGGTGTTCACCGACCCGGCGGGTGTCCGTATCGCCACCCGCGAGGTCCTCGCCGTCCTGCAGCAATTCTCCACTGAAGACCGCTTCGCCGACGCGAAACTCGTCCTCGTCACCTGCGCCGCCATCGGCCCCGGCCGGGTCGATCCGGCCGCCGCCGCGGTCTGGGGGCTCGGCCGCTCCGCGCAGAGCGAACTCCCCGGCCGGGTCGTCCTCGTCGACACCGAGACCGGCGACCTGACCGAATCCGAACTCACCGCCGCGCTGGCGACCGGCGAACCCCAGCTGACCTTGCGCGACGGTGTGTTCGCCGCGCTTCGGCTCGGCCCGATGCCCGGTACCGACGAGCTCAGCCCGCCCGCCGAACCCGCGTGGCGGCTCGGCATGGCGGCCCGCGGAACGCTGGAGGAGCTGCGGCTCGAGCCCTGCCCGCAGGCCCTGGAACCCCTCAAACCCGGGCATATCCGGGTCGCCGTCGCCGCCGCGGGTCTCAACTTCCGCGACGCGCTCAACGTCCTCGGCATGTTCGAAGGCGAGCCCGGGCCGCTCGGCAACGAGATCGCCGGCGTTGTTCTGGAAACCGGGTCCGAAGTGGACGATCTGGCTCCCGGCGACCGCGTGATGGGTGTCGCGATCGGCGGCATCGGCTCCATCACCACCGCGCAGCGCTCGATGTGCGCTCGTATCCCCGAGAACTGGACGGACGAGGAAGCCGCGTCCGTGCCGCTGGTGTTCCTCACCGCCTACTTCGGCCTCAAGGAACTCGCCGGACTGAAGGCGGGGGAGTCCGTCCTGGTCCACGCGGGTGCCGGCGGTGTCGGTATGGCCGCGATCCAGATCGCCCGTCACCTCGGCGCCGAGGTCTACAGCACCGCCAGCCCCGCGAAACAGCACGTGCTGCGCGAAGCCGGGCTGGACGACGGCCACATCGCGAACTCCCGCACCCTCGACTTCGAACAGCACTTCCTCGCCACCAGCGAAGGCCGCGGGGTCGACGTCGTCCTCGACGCGCTCACCGGTGACTTCGTCGACGCCTCCCTGCGGCTGCTGCCGCGTGGCGGCCGGTTCCTGGAGATGGGCAAGGCCGGACTGCGTGACCCCGGCGAGGTCGCCGCGCGGCACCCCGGTGTGCACTACCGGCCCTACGACCTCATCGAAGCCGGCCCCGAGCAGTTCTCCCGCATGTGGGCCGAAGTGCTGGAGTTGTTCGCGAGTGGTGTCCTGAGGCCGTTGCCGCGTCACGTCTGGGACGTCCGCCGCGCACCGGAGGCGTTCCGGTTGCTCAGCCAGGCCAAGCACATCGGCAAGGTCGTGCTCACCATCCCGCGCGGACCGGAGCCCGGCGGCACCGTCCTGATCACCGGCGGCACCGGTGGCCTCGGCGCCCTGCTCGCCGAACATCTGATCGCCGAGTACGGCGTCCGGCATCTGCTCCTGACCAGCCGCCGCGGCCCGGACGCTCCGGGCGCGGCTGAGCTGTCCGAAGAGCTGACCGCGCTGGGCGCGACCGTCACCATCGCCGCGTGCGACAGCGCGGACCGCGAAGCCGTCGCCGCGCTGCTGGCCGCGATCCCTGCGCAGCACCCGCTGACCGCCGTCGTCCACGCGGCCGGTGTTCTCGACGACGCCCCGATCGACGCGCTGAATCCCGAACGTCTCGACCGTGTCCTCGCCCCGAAGGCCGATGCCGCCTGGCATCTGCACGAGCTGACCGCGGAGCTGCCGCTGCGCTGGTTCGTCCAGTTCTCCTCCGCCGCCGGTGTGCTCGGCAACCCCGGCCAGGGCAACTACGCCGCCGCCAACGCCTTCCTCGACGGCCTCGCCACCCGGCGTCGCGCCGAAGGACTGGCCGCGCAGTCCATCGCGTGGGGACTGTGGTCGGGCGGGATGAAGGGCGAACTCGGCGACGCGGGCGAAGAACGTATGCGCCGCAGCGGTTTCCCGCCGATCGACCCCGAAGAGGGCCTGGCGATGTTCGACCGCGCGGTCGGCCTCGATCACGCCGTCCTGCTCGGCCTCAAATTCGACCGTGCGACCGTACGCGGTAGCGACGCCCCGATCTCCCCGCTGATCCGCGCGCTCGTCGGTGGTTCCGGCCGCGCCAAGGCGAAGACCGCCACCGCCGAGCAGGCGGGTGAACTGCGGCGCAAGCTCGCCGGGCTGTCGGCGCCGGACGGGGACGAACTCCTGCTGGACCTGGTGCGCCGCGAGGTCGCGCTGGTCCTCGGGCACGCCGACGCGGCCGGGATCGCCGCGACCCGCGCGTTCAACGAAATCGGCTTCGACTCGCTCACCGCGGTCGAACTGCGCAACCGTCTCGGCGCCGCCACCGGTCTCCGGCTGCCCGCGACGCTCGTCTTCGACCACCCGACGCCCGACGCGCTGAAGATCTTCCTGCGCGGCGAACTCGTCGGGGACGAGACGCCGGCCCCGGTCGCGGTCACCCCCGCCACGACCGGGGCCGGTATCCACGACGATCCGGTCGTCATCGTCGGCATGGGCTGCCGGTACCCGGGCGAGGTCACCTCACCCGCCGAGCTCTGGCAGCTGGTCGCCGAGGGCCGCGACGGCGTCGGGGACTTCCCGGCCGACCGCGACTGGCCGCTGGACTCGCTGTTCCATCCGGACCCCGATCACCGCGGCACCACCTACGCGTCCGAGGGCGCCTTTCTGTACAACGCGGGCGATTTCGACGCCGAGTTCTTCGGGATCTCACCGCGGGAAGCGCTGGCGATGGATCCGCAGCAGCGCCAGGTGCTCGAGACCGCGTGGGAGGCGCTGGAGGGGGCGGGGATCGACCCGGCCACCCTGCGCGGCACCAGCACCGGTGTCTACGCGGGTGCCCTGTCCAACGACTACATCTCGCGGCTGAGCGCGATTCCCGAGCAGGTCGAGGGTTTCCTCGGCACCGCGTCCTTCAGCAGCGTCGTCTCCGGCCGCGTCGCCTACTCGCTGGGGCTGGAAGGCCCGGCCGTCTCCGTCGACACCGCTTGCTCGTCTTCGCTGGTCGCCGTGCACCTGGCGGCGCAGTCGCTGCGGTCGGGGGAGTGCACGCTGGCGCTGGCGGGCGGCGTCAACGTGATGGCCTCGCCGGACATGTTCGTCGAGTTCTCGCGGCAGCGCGGGCTGGCGCCCGACGGCCGCTGCAAGCCGTTCGCCGGGACCGCCGACGGCACGAACTGGGCCGAAGGCGTCGGGGTCCTGGTGCTGGAGCGTCTTTCCGACGCCCGCCGCAACGGGCACCGCGTCCTCGCGGTCGTCAAGGGTTCCGCGGTCAACCAGGACGGCGCGTCCAACGGGCTCACCGCTCCCAACGGACCTTCGCAGCAGCGCGTGATCCGGTCGGCGCTGGCGAACGCCGGGGTCGAGGCGTCCACTGTGGACGTCGTCGAAGCGCACGGCACGGGCACTCCGCTGGGCGACCCGATCGAAGCGCAGGCGCTGCTCGCGACCTACGGCCAGAACCGCGAGCGGCCGCTGCTGCTCGGTTCGGTCAAGTCCAACATCGGCCACACGCAGGCCGCGGCCGGGGTCGCCGGGATCATCAAGATGGTCGAGGCGATGAACCACGGGATCGTCCCGGCGAGCCTGCACGTGGACGAGCCGACGCCCCACGTCGACTGGACTGCCGGGGATATCTCGCTGCTCACCGAGCAGACGCCGTGGCCCGAGACCGGTGGCCCGCGCCGCGCCGGGGTGTCGTCGTTCGGCATCAGCGGCACCAACGCCCACGTCGTCCTCGAACAGGCTCCGGCCGAACCCGAGCCCGAGCCTTCGGGAACCCTGCCGGTCCTGCCGTTGCTGATTTCCGGGCGCACGCCGGAGGCGCTGGCGGCGCAGATTTCACGTCTGTCCACTGTGGATGTAACTGTGGACACCGGCTACTCGCTCGCCACCACGCGTACCCAGCACCAGTACCGCGCGGTCGTCGTCGGCGATCCCGGCGCGGGCCTGCGGACGCTGGCTTCGGGCGAACCCGTGCCTGGCCGTCTCGCCTTCCTGTTCACCGGCCAAGGCTCGCAGCGACTCGGCATGGGGCAGGGACTCTACGAAGCCTTCCCCGCCTTCGCCAAGGCTTACGACGAAATCGCGGCGCTGCTCCCGCTCGACGGCGACCTGAGCCGGACCGGGACCGCCCAACCAGCGATCTTCGCTTTGGAGGTCGCGCTCCACCGGCTCTTCGAGTCGTGGGGTGCGCGCCCGGCCTTCGTCGCCGGGCACTCGATCGGCGAGATCGCCGCCGCGCACGTCGCAGGCGTGTTCTCACTGGAGGACGCGGCAAAGCTGGTCGAGGCGCGAGGCAGGCTGATGGAGGCGCTGCCCGAAGGCGGCGCGATGGTCGCCGTGCAGGCCACCGAAGCCGAAGTGGCCGAGTTCGGCGTGGCCGTCGCGGCGGTCAACGGCCCGGACGCCGTCGTGCTCTCGGGCGCGGAGGGGCCGGTGCTGGCGGCCGCGTCGGCGCTGGAGGACCGCGGCCGCAAGGTGAAGCGGCTCGACGTCTCCCACGCGTTCCACTCGCCGCTCATGGACCCGATGCTCGACGACTTCGCGGAAGTCGCGCGGAGCCTGACCTATGCCGAGCCGTCGATCCCGGTCGTCTCGGCCGTCACCGGCGCCGTCGCCACCGAGCTGACCGACCCCGCGTACTGGGTGCGGCACGTGCGGGAGCCGGTCCGGTTCGCCGACGCGCTGACCGCGCTCTCCGCCGAAAACGTGACCACCTACCTCGAAATCGGCCCGGCGGCGGTGCTTTCGGCACTGGCCGCGGGATTCGGCGAGGCGATCCCCGCCCTGCGTGACGACAAGGACGAGCCGGCGACGGCGGTCACCGCGCTGGCCCGCCTGCACGTCCGCGGGATCGACGTCGACTGGGCCGCGTTCTTCGCCCCCGCGAAACCGCGTGTCGTCGACCTGCCGACCTACGCCTTCCAGCACGAGCGGTACTGGCTGCGCGAACCCGCCGTGGCGCGCGTCGCCGGCGGCCTGCGCCATCCGGTGCTGGCCAACGCCGTGACGTCGGCGGACGACGGCTCGGTCCTGTGCACCGGCGTCCTCCCCGCCGACGCCTCGGACACCCTGCTGGTCGAACTGGCGATCCGCGCCGGTGACGAGGCAGGCGCGGGCACCCTGGCCGAATTCGCGGTCGAGGCACCGCTGACCGGGGACCGCGAGGTCCAGGTCGCCGTCGGTGCCGAGAGCGACGGCCGCCGCCCGGTCTCGATCCACACCCGCGCCGGCCTGGGCTGGCGACGGCACGGAACCGGATTCCTGGTCACCACCCCGGTCCCGGCGCCGTCGGCCCCGGACGGGCCGCTGACCGAGCTGACCCTGCCGGACGACTCCGCGCAGCTGTACGGCCTGCACCCGAGCCTGCTCGACCCGGTCCTCGCCGGACGCGGCTGGCCGGTCGCCTGGCGGAACGTGACCCTGCACGCCACCGGCGCCACCGCCGTCCGGGCTCACCTGAGCCCGCCGGGGGAGCTGGCGGTGTTCGACCTCGCGGGCGCCCCGGTGCTGTCCGCCGAGGTGACCTTCGGGGAGCGCCCGGCCGCGGTGACGACACCGAGCGAGTCGCTGCACCGGATCGTCTGGTCGCCGGTCCCGGCGGGTGGCGCCGAGCTGTCCTGGTCCCGTCTCGAAGACGTCGGCGCCGAGCTGCCCGGCGCCGTGGTCCTGGAACTCGCCGAACCGGCCGGTGACGTGGCCGACGCGGCGCGTTCGGCCGCGGCGACCGTGCTCACCGCGCTCCAGGACCCGGCGTACGCGGGCACCCGGCTGGTCGTCCTGACCGCCGGCGCCGTCGCACTGTCCGAAGAGGACGGTGCCGATCCGGCGGCCGCCGCGGTCTGGGGCCTGGTACGCGCGGCGCAGTCGGAGAACCCGGGCCGGTTCGTCCTCGTCGACGGCGACGGTGACACCACGCTCCTCGGCAAGGCGCTGGCCACCGGCGAAGACCAATTGCTGGTGCGAGAAGGCAAGTTGTACGCGCCGAAGCTCTCGCTGGTGCGTGCTCACACCACCGAGACTCCGGTGCTGGCCGGGGGAGCGGTGCTCGTCACCGGCGGCACCGGTGGGCTCGGCGCCCAGCTAGCGCGGCACCTGGTGCGGGCGCACGGCGTCACGGAACTGGTGCTCACCAGCCGCCGCGGTCCCGACGCCCCGGGCGCGACCGAGTTGTCCGGCGAGTTGACGGCTCTCGGCGCGCACGTCCGCGTCGAAGCGTGCGACGTCGCCGACCGCACCGCCGTCGAAGGCCTCTTGGCCGGGATCCCCCGGCTGAGCGGGGTCGTGCACGCGGCGGGCGTCCTCGACGACGGTCTCGTCGGCGCGCTCACCCCGGAACGGCTCGCCACCGTGTTCGATCCCAAGGCCGCCGCGGCTTGGCACCTCCACGAGCTGACCAAGGGGCACGAACTCGCGGCGTTCGTCCTGTTCTCCTCGGCCGCCGGGGTCTTCGGCAACGCGGGTCAGGGCAACTACGCCGCCGCCAACGCCTTCCTCGACGGTCTCGCCGTGCACCGCCGGGCACTCGGCCTGCCCGCCCGCTCGCTGGCTTGGGGCCGCTGGGCGGACGGCATGGGCGGCGCCCTCGGCACTCAGGCAGGGCAACGCTTGAGCCGCAACGGTTTCCCCGCACTGAGCACGGACGAGGGCCTGGCGTTGTTCGACGCCGCACTGGCCGCGGACGTGGCCGCCTCGGTCCCGGTGAAACTCGACAAGGCCGGTCTCGCCGACGCCGCCGCGGCCGGACAGCTGCCGGCTGTCCTGCGCGACCTGGTGCCCGCGGTCCGGCGCACCGCCGCGGCGGCCGACGCCGGCGCGCTGCGGGCCAAGCTCGCCGGGCTCGCCGAAGCGGAGCAGGAACGCGCGCTGCTCGACCTGGTGCGCGGGCAGGCCGCGGCCGTGCTCGGGCACGCCGGGGCGGCCGCGATCGCCCCCGGGCGCGGCTTCCTCGACCTCGGGTTCGACTCGCTCACCGCGGTCGAGTTCCGGACCGCGCTGGCCGCCGCGATCGGCCTCACCCTGCCCACGACGGTCGTCTTCGACTACCCGGCGCCGGACGCGCTGGCGAAGT